A portion of the Deltaproteobacteria bacterium genome contains these proteins:
- a CDS encoding SDR family NAD(P)-dependent oxidoreductase: METVLITGGCGFIGSHLAERIVQSGYRVKVFDNLSTGHTENIEHLKPMPELIEGDVRDFGQVERVTQGVNRVFHLAALVSVAESVERPVLCHDVNVTGALNVLEACRVHHVKRMILASSAAVYGSEPTLPKSEEMLPAPESPYAASKLTGEMYARLYARLYGVETVSLRFFNVYGPRQDPSSMYSGVISRFTRQMLTNETLTIFGDGRQTRDFVFVKDVVQAAVLAMISTELGRGEVMNIASGASISLLSLLEALESLTGRKVVPSFAEERIGDVRYSEASVARMLNLLGFRAVHSIRSGLESLLSYESSRISGA, from the coding sequence ATGGAAACAGTGTTGATAACAGGCGGCTGTGGATTCATTGGCTCGCATCTTGCCGAGCGGATCGTTCAATCCGGATACAGGGTGAAAGTGTTCGATAATCTTTCCACGGGACACACTGAGAATATTGAACACCTTAAGCCGATGCCTGAACTGATCGAGGGCGATGTGAGGGATTTCGGGCAAGTGGAGCGGGTGACGCAGGGGGTGAATCGCGTCTTTCATCTGGCGGCGCTCGTTTCCGTTGCAGAGTCCGTTGAAAGACCCGTTCTCTGTCACGACGTGAATGTAACCGGAGCCCTCAATGTGCTGGAGGCTTGCCGCGTCCACCATGTTAAAAGGATGATACTGGCCAGCTCGGCCGCCGTGTATGGATCCGAGCCCACGCTTCCGAAGTCCGAGGAAATGCTTCCTGCACCCGAATCCCCATATGCGGCGAGCAAACTGACCGGAGAGATGTATGCCAGGCTGTACGCTCGGCTTTATGGGGTCGAGACCGTCAGTTTGCGATTTTTCAATGTTTACGGCCCTAGGCAGGATCCGTCTTCCATGTACTCCGGCGTGATCTCGCGCTTTACCCGTCAGATGCTCACAAATGAGACCTTGACTATTTTCGGCGACGGAAGGCAGACACGGGATTTCGTTTTTGTCAAAGATGTGGTTCAAGCGGCCGTGCTGGCGATGATTTCAACGGAGTTGGGCCGGGGAGAGGTAATGAATATTGCATCCGGCGCCTCCATATCGCTTCTGTCTCTGTTGGAAGCGCTGGAGTCCCTGACCGGCAGAAAGGTCGTTCCCTCGTTTGCCGAAGAACGGATTGGAGATGTGCGATATTCCGAAGCCAGTGTGGCCCGCATGCTCAATTTGTTAGGTTTCCGGGCCGTTCATTCGATCCGTTCAGGCCTCGAATCGTTGCTCTCATACGAAAGCTCGAGAATCAGCGGCGCATGA
- a CDS encoding flagellar brake protein encodes MFSVDTLVTIDLGAGAEKATCFSRIRGWREDKYVILDLPMAGGKPIYLHQKKEYIFRYIEDGVYWGFRSWVIENVFKPFPFTIIRYPTDAEHRSLRAMPRYKTNLEATFKCEGFEGKGTILDLSLQGCLLTAEEPGGLEVGRVIVIMIHCPSQDNIHNLTGAIRNVTSKDDRFLAGVSFHQTPKALAELVQMIAQFSA; translated from the coding sequence ATGTTCTCAGTAGACACCCTCGTTACCATTGATCTTGGAGCAGGAGCGGAAAAAGCGACGTGTTTTTCTCGAATTCGGGGATGGAGGGAAGATAAATATGTGATTCTGGATCTGCCGATGGCCGGTGGAAAGCCGATATACCTCCACCAGAAAAAGGAGTACATCTTCCGCTACATTGAAGACGGGGTCTATTGGGGGTTCCGATCCTGGGTGATCGAGAACGTTTTCAAGCCCTTCCCTTTCACGATCATCCGGTATCCAACCGACGCCGAGCACCGCTCTCTCAGGGCGATGCCGCGCTACAAAACCAATCTGGAAGCCACTTTCAAGTGTGAAGGATTCGAAGGCAAAGGGACCATCCTGGATCTATCCCTCCAAGGATGCCTTCTGACTGCGGAGGAACCGGGAGGTCTCGAAGTCGGTCGCGTCATCGTGATCATGATTCACTGTCCATCGCAGGATAACATCCACAATCTGACAGGCGCCATTCGAAACGTGACTTCCAAGGATGACCGGTTCCTCGCGGGCGTATCCTTCCATCAGACACCGAAGGCTCTCGCTGAACTCGTCCAGATGATCGCCCAATTCTCGGCCTGA